The Leptospira mtsangambouensis genomic sequence AGTCTTCTGTGGGAAAATTGGCAGCCTATATCATCAATGATGATATAAAAAAGAAGCAGTATGACTTGGAAGATGTGGAAGAGTGGGTTTCTAAAAAATTCACTCTTGTAGAACCCAGTGTCAAAAAAACAAAGAAATAAAGGTTTGGGAAGTCTCCATTGTCGCTAGCATTTCGTTTTTTTTCTTTCTTTGTTTCTGGTTCAAGATTCTTCCCCTTTAGTCCCGATATTTTAATCGTGAAAGTCCTCCGGTTGGTAACATTTTCTCTTTTGGTTCTTTCGGGATCCGGGCTTCTCGCAAACCCTTTCCAAAAAATCCATTCCGAAATCAATGAATCTCTCCCCGGTGGAGAAACTGGGATGTTTCGTCTCTTTGGCTCTCAATCCCAAGATTCCGAAGTTCATAAACTCTTTTCTGCCGGAGTCAATGTATCTTCTGATGAAGATGAAGTAGAACTAGCTTCTCTCGATTTACCCAAATACATTGATGTGTCTCCCGTTGTGAGTAATACGGTGGTTCACGAATCCGGAATCATTGTAAAAAAATATACAGTACAAAAAAAAGACAACCTATCAAAGATTGCTCGTTCTTTTTCTATTGAATTGGCCAAATTAAAGAAACACAACGGACTTGCTGGTGACCAGTTGAAAATCGGCCAAGTTTTGGAAGTTCCTGTCCAAGTAAAAAATGCTTCTTCTTCCAGAGTGGTTCTCAAAAAAATCTTCATTATGCCTGTACCACAAAGCCGAGTGACTTCTCGGTTTGGACGACGTGTGGATCCTTTTAATAAATACAATCGAGTGTATCATACGGGACTTGATCTTGCTGCCAAAGTGGGAGCTCCTGTTTTATCTGCTGCCGACGGAGAAGTGGTTTTTACTGGTCGTAACGGCGGGTATGGAAATTCGGTTACCATCCAACATAAAAATGGTTATAAAACAGTTTACGCCCATTGTTCACAGATTTTAGTTGAGGTTGGGGAAACGGTGAAGATGGGTCGTGTGGTCGCTCTTGTCGGAAGGACGGGAACAGCAACAGGGGCACATTTGCATTTTGAAGTGTTTCGAAACGGGAAAATTATGAATCCTGAATCCGCTTTAAGCATCACGGAAAAACAAGTCACAAGACTCCCTAAATCTGAAGTAGCCGGAATGTAATCGGAGTTTTTCTCCGGTTTGTGGGGAGCATGAATCTAATCCTTCAAAGAATTCAGTCGAGTCAGTTTTTGACATTGATTCCGGCGGTTTTACTCTTTTCTTTTTCTCTTGCCTATTTATTGAAGTTGGTCCTTCTCCTTTTGTTTTCCACAGAAACAGGTATCAGCGTTGCTGGGAACACTCGTCCCAAACAAATGCGCCAAGAAGTAATTTTGGCGGTGAGTACTTACGAAGACATCGTTACGGGAAATTTGATTCGCGGACAAGTATATGATCCAAATGATGCCACCAAACGCGGCGCAGATGGCACACCGCTAGATCCTGAAATTGCTCAGGACAATGGAGATGACGACCAGATGCTTGTCACCGGAACTCTTTCTGGACATTGGTCTTTTGCTCGTGTCACCATCCGAGAAAAACAAAACAATGATTCTGAAGAATATGGAACGGGTGAAATGGTGGGTGGATACAAGGTCCAAACCATCGAACAACATTATGTGGTTCTAAAAAAAGGTGGGCTTAGCCTTCGAGTGAATATTGGCGAAACTCCCGCCCAAGCAAAAGAACGAATCCGCCCGAAAGATGCGGCCGCGGTCTCAAGTTTAGGGCCATCCAGCCAAACGGTTCAAAAAGTTCTTTCCCGAGAAGACGTAAACAGGAAATTGAAGGACCCGAATACTATCTATAAAAATGCAAGGTTTGGTCCTCATTTGGTAGACGGAAAGATCGAGGGTTACAAGATCTATCAGGTGGCAAAAGACCATGTGTTTTATTCCCTCGGTGCTCGTGGCGGGGATATCATCAAACGTGTCAATGGAATGCCACTGAACGAAACAGAGAAAATGTTGGAAATTTGGGGTTCGATCAAACAAGCTCCGAAAATTACAGTGGATTTAGAGAGACAAGGCAAAATAATCACATATGAATTTATCATTCGGAATTAAAATGAGAAATCGTCTTCCTTTAGTAGTACTTAGTATTTGCCTTTATGTATTTGTGACACCGGGCTTTTCCCAAGAAAAGGGAAAACCCAAAACAAAATCTTCCCCGGAGCCTGCAAGTTTTACTGCCGATTGGAGAGACACAGAACTCAAAGATTTCCTTATGGGGATGAGTGCAATCATCAAAAGAAACATCTTGATTGATGATGCGGTCAAAGGAAAAAAAGTAACGATCATTTCTCAGAAACGAGTGAAAATTGAAGATGCCTACGGGTTTATGAAATCCGTTTTAGAAACACAAGGTTTCGGACTGATTGAAGAAAATGATCTTATCAAAGTTGTCAAAATCAAAGATGCACTTGCTAAGTCTCCGATTGTGCGCATTGGAAAAGATCCGGTTTCTGAATCTGAAGTTTCGCTGAATAAAACCATCACACAAATTGTTCCGTTAGAATTTTCAAATGCTGTGGAACTAGAGCCAATCCTTAAAAGGGTTACTTCTCCGGATACAGATATCATCATTCCCAAAAACCAAAATACATTGATTTTTTCCGGTTCTACCTCTGATATCAATAAGTTACTAAAGTTAGTGGATAACTTGGACATAAGAGTGGATGGACCTGGGTCCATTTCTTCTGCTGGTGATATTCATATTTATACCTTGGAATACAATGAAGCAGAAAAACTTGCTGCAATCCTTGTAAAGTTGGATATGCCTGATGCACCAACGGCACCTGCACCTAGTGGTCAACCAGGAGAACCTGGACCCGATGGAAAGCCAACTCCACCTCCACAACCTGTGGCACAACAAGCGAAAGTTCCAGGCAAACAAGATAAAATCAAAGCTGTAGCACATAAAGAGTCTAACTCACTGATTGTGACGGCAACTCCTCAAGAATGGGAAGAAATCAAAAAAATTATAAAAATTCTAGATACTCCCAGAAAACAAGTGTTACTTGAGGTTTTAATCGTAGAGTTAACATCTACTGATCTTAATGACTTCGGTATCGATTGGCGTTACCAAGAGTTGGCGTATGGACAGTTTAATACTGGTCTTGCTGCCACTGGTGGGGTCATCGATAAGAACGGGAGACCAACTAACGTAAACACACTTTCTGGATTTTCACTTGGGTTCATTCGTCGTGGGGGCCAACAGATCATTGGTATTTTAAATGCAAACTCTACCAATGAAAATTTTAATGTTTTATCTGCTCCTCAAATTTTGACTTTGGACAACCAAGAGGCAGAAATCAACGTGGGGCAAGATGTTCCTGTGAGAACACAAAACCGTAACGCAGGTCTTGGTGGAGACAACGCAGTCACAGTCGCCAACTTCGAATACCGCCCAACAGGGATTAAACTCAAATTCACTCCCCATATAAATAAAAATAATCGAATCACCTTAGATCTTTACCAAGAGATTAAAAACGTAGCAGGGATTTCTTCGGAAGCAACGGGAGGAAACCCAACCTTTAACAAACGTGATATCAAAACAACCATCGTTGTAGACAATATCCAAACCATTGTGATTGGGGGACTACTTTCCAATGACAAACAAAAGAAAGTGCAAAAGATTCCCATTTTAGGTGAGATTCCACTTCTTGGAACTTTATTCCGAAGGACTACCAATCAAAATCGTAAAACCAATTTGATGGTGTTTTTGACTCCCCACATCCTAGACGACCGCGATAAATCGGATCGTATGACCATCCAAAAGAAAAATGAACAAGAAAGGATGGTCGACGAACGAGAAAAGAAATTACGATGAGAAAGAGTTTAGGCCAAATCTTATTAGAAGATGGGATCCTTACAATTAAGGATCTCGAAGATATTTCCAAACAACAGGAAAAAACAAATCTTCCCATCACTCATATCATCCAAAAAAAAGGTCTCGCTTCTGAAACTGACATTCTAAAGGCCCTGGCAAAACTCCATCGTATGGAGTTTATCGACAAACTTGAGTTTGTTGGAAATGAGGATGTGTTTGGAAAAATTCCACTAAAACTTGTCCAACGTTCTAAGATAGTACCTGTTTCTGTCAAAGGCAAAAAAGTAATCGTTGCCACTTGTGATCCGACAGATCTCCATCCAATGGATGATATGAGATCCTTCCTAAAAGGATACGAAATCCAGTTCGTTCTCGCCACCGAAAACGAAATTATGAGAATCATCCATTCTCAATTCGACAAAACCACTGCCGAAGCAAAAGAGATGATGGATGAAATGGACGGAAGTTTCGGGGATCTCTCCGATGCTTTTGAATCCGATGCATTAGATTTATCAAATGAAGCTCCCATCATTAAGATGGTAAATGTGATTTTATCCCAAGCAGTTTCGGAAAGAGCTTCTGATATTCACGTAGAACCATTTGAAAAGTCTGTCGTCGTCCGGTACCGTGTGGATGGTGTTTTACAAAAAGTTTTGAGCCCACCTAAATCTTATTTGGCGGGTATTTCCACACGTATTAAAATTATGTCGAATCTAAACATTGCGGAAAACCGTTTGCCGCAAGATGGTAGAATTAAACTTAGGTTAGCAGGGAAAGATGTGGATGTTCGGGTTTCCATCATCCCTTGTCAGTTTGGGGAACGTATCGTAATGCGTATCTTAAACAAAACGGACCAAAAGTATTCGATTGACACTATGGGTTTTAATAAGGAAATCCTCGGTGAATTTAAACATCTAATCTATAAACCTTATGGAATCATTTTGGTAACAGGTCCGACAGGTTCTGGTAAATCGACGACCCTTTATTCTGCACTTTCCGAAATCAATACAGAAGAGAGAAATATCATTACTTGTGAAGATCCAGTGGAATACCAAATGGATGGGATTTCTCAGATGCAGATGAACGAAAAAATAGGCCTTACCTTTGCTGCCGGCCTTCGTTCCATCCTACGTCAAGATCCGGATGTAGTGATGGTAGGGGAGATCCGTGATGAGGAGACGGCAAGGATTGCCATCCAAGCTTCACTCACGGGACACTTAGTGTTTTCTACCCTACATACGAATGATGCATCTTCGGCTGTTACAAGACTTGTGGATATGGGAATCGAACCTTACCTCATTACAAGTTCAGTTTTAGGTTTTATGGCACAAAGGCTTGTTCGTGTGATTTGTAAGGATTGCAAAACTAGTTACAAGCCTACTGATAAAGATTTGGCAGGTCTTGGAATCCATAGAAAAGAATTAAAAAATGGTGTATTATACAGGGGAAAAGGTTGTTCTTCTTGTCTAAATTCTGGATACAAAGGCCGAACTGGTTTGTATGAACTTCTCACCATGAACGATGAAATCAAACGTGCGATTTTGCAAGGAGCCGATGCAAATCGTATCAAGGAACTGGCTGTAAAAAATGGCCTTTCCACTTTGCAAGATTACGGTAAATATAAAGTGATTGAGGGTGTTACTACCCCAGAAGAAGTCCTTCGGGTATCTTAGATTTTATGCCACTTTATACGTATGTTGCATTCAACAGAAAGGGGAAAGAAGAAAAGAATATTATCGATGCCCCGAATCTTCAGGCGGCTCGTAACAAATTAAAGGCGAAAGGGCTTTATGTTCGTTCTATCCAAGAAGATCGTGAAAAAGAAGAAAGAGAACTTTTCCCATTTTTATCAAAATTATTATACCGAATTCCCAGAAAAGAAGTAGGCCTATTTTGTAAACAACTTGGAACACTACTTGGTGCGGGTATTCCACTTGATAAATGTTTGTTGTCGATCATTGACCAAGTGGAAAACATCTACTTCAAAAAAGTATTGATTGAGATGCGTGCAGACATCACAGAAGGGATGAGCCTTTCTGAGTCCATGAAAAAACATAAAACAGTTTTTCCTGACCAGTACCCAAGTTTGATTTCAGTTGGTGAGTCTACCGGAAATTACGAAAACACCTTGCATCGGTTAGCTGAACTGGAAGAAAAATCTTCTGAGTTAAAATCCAAAGTGCAAGTGGCGATGATTTATCCCATGATTATGGGTTTACTATCCTTAGGTGTTTCCATTTTCCTTCTTGTGGTGGTCATTCCGCAAATTGAACAGTTGTTTGCTTCCTTTGATGCCAAACTTCCCTTACTGACTAGAAGTGTTATTTTTTTATCTTATATTTTGACCAATTATTGGTTTATAATTCTCGGTGCCATTGCCGGTGGGTTCCTCAGTTTTATGAAATGGAAAAGTTCAGGCGAAGGGAAAAAAACTTGGGACAAATTTTTGTTAAGGTTACCGGTGATTGGAACCTTACTCCGTAAAATTTTGGTTTCGAATTTTGCTAGGAATTTATCGATATTACTTCTGAACCGAGTACCTTTAATTGTTTCTTTGAACATTGTTTCTGATGTTGTAGGCCATACAGTTTTTAAAGAAGAAATTGAAGCGGCAATCGTCAAAATCAAAGAGGGCGGGAAACTTTCGGATTCTCTACAAGGATCCCAGGTACTTCCGCAAATGGTTCTTGGGATGCTCAGTGCAGGGGAAGCGTCTGACAAAGTCCCCGAAATGATGAATAAACTCTCGGAAATCTATGAATCCGAGGTGGATACGGCAATAAAATCTTTGACCCAATCATTAGAACCAATGATGATCATTGTAATGGGTGGAATTATTTTTACAATCATGGCGGCGATTATGACGCCAATGTACAAACTAACTCAAGAAATCCAGGGGATGTAGAGTTTATGAAAACTAAAGGGAAACACAGAAAGATACGTGAGGGACTAACTCTAATTGAGATTACCGTGGTAATGCTCATTTTAGGATCTCTTATGGCTATTCTTTACTCCAGTATCGGAAACCGGGGTGAAGGCGAAAAAAAATTGAAGCTTAAAAATGATAGCGCAGTTTTGAAAACGGCACTGGAACGTTATTTAGAAGTGTATGACAAATACCCTTCCGAAGAACAAGGGTTACAAGCTTTAATTGAAAAACCAGATGATGATAAAATCGGTGATGATTACGAACCAATCGTTCGTGAAAAAGCAGTTTTAAAAGATCCTTGGAAAACACCTTATGTTTTGAAATTTGAAGGAGCTATTCCTCAAATTCTCACTTTGGGTGAAGATAAAAAAGAAGGTGGAGAAGGAAAAAATAAAGATTTTAATATCCTTTCACCGGATGATTACCCAGCCGCTTTCCGATAAAATTTCGGTTTTGAAAACCAAAAGGAAATTACGAGGTGGTCTCACTCTGATTGAGATTGCCGTTGTAATTTCCATTCTTGGTCTGATTATGGTGATTGTCGGAGGAACTCTTCGCAACCTAATCATCCCTTCTACTGAAGATCTTGCAGTGAAACTGCAAGAATCTTTTAAATTCGGTTACAACAAAGCCCAGCTCACAAACCAATCAGTTTTATTCCAATACGACTTTGAAAAAAGAGAATACCAGTTTTTTCTTTTGAAAAGAGAGGAAGGAGGTCTGGAAGAAGAAGCCATTTTAAAGAAGGTTACTTTACCATTTTATTCAAAAATTGTCAGCGTACGTGACTTAGGTGGTAAGCCTAAATCAGAAGGAAAAATTCGAATTGTATTTACTCCTCAAGGAACCACTACTGATTTGTTTTTATATGTTGGTTCCGATACGGAAATTAAACGAACCATTCAAATCTACCGATATGGTGGAAAAATCAAAATCCATAAAACAGAATTTTTTCCAGAACCAGAAACAAATCAGATCCAGAAAATTTCTTATGGGCTTGATGAAAGAGATGAACAGATAGACTCCAATGCGAAAACCCAACCTAAATAGTTTTCTCCGTCCTGCTTTTACTCTTTTTGAAGTCACAATTGCAATGGCAATGGCAGCAATGGTGATGACGTATACATATTCTCTGATTGCCGAAGGAATCTCTTATCAGAAAAAAGCTGTTCTACTTGCCAACGCAGTACATTTAGCAAAGATTAAAATGGCTCAGGTAGATTCCTCTACTACCATGCAAACAGATACTTCTCGTGGTTCCATCGATGCCTTCCCTGGATACACTTTCGAAACAGAAATCAAAGAAGAAGAAATGGATCTACTCAAACTTGCAGGTGGCCCGAATGCGGAAGCTCTGCGGAATAAAGCACCCAAAGATATGTTAGGTGATAAGGATGTTGGGCTTAGTGACCTTATGAAAAAAAGAGGTCAGAAAAAAAGTTTTGAAACAGGTGGTGTTTTAAAAGTATTTCGAGTAAAGGTTTCCATTTTTTATATGGATGGAAACAAAAAAGAAACATATAGTGTAGAAACATTCAGGAGTACAAAATACTAATGTTTATTTGTCGTCATAAACGTGGATTCACATTGGTGGAAATTTCCATTGTTGTGATGATTATGGCGGTAATTTTTACTGGAATATTTTCTGTATTTTATACAGCGAATAAGATTTCAAAAAAAGGAGCTTCGAACAAAGGAGCTAATCGTAAAGACATCCTTTATGCAATGGAAAATATACGGGGAACACTTTCTCGAACTTATTTTATCGATAATCAAAAGAGAATTTTATTTGTGGGCAAACAAGATGGAGTGACAGGTACAAGAAATGACCGGATTGTATTTGCCACTTCTAATCCCAATTCAGAAGAAGAAGGACAGGCTTCCGTCAGAGAAGTTTCTTTTTATTTGCGAAAGATGCCCAATCCCAAAATGGATGGATTGTCTTATCTAAT encodes the following:
- a CDS encoding peptidoglycan DD-metalloendopeptidase family protein, coding for MSLAFRFFSFFVSGSRFFPFSPDILIVKVLRLVTFSLLVLSGSGLLANPFQKIHSEINESLPGGETGMFRLFGSQSQDSEVHKLFSAGVNVSSDEDEVELASLDLPKYIDVSPVVSNTVVHESGIIVKKYTVQKKDNLSKIARSFSIELAKLKKHNGLAGDQLKIGQVLEVPVQVKNASSSRVVLKKIFIMPVPQSRVTSRFGRRVDPFNKYNRVYHTGLDLAAKVGAPVLSAADGEVVFTGRNGGYGNSVTIQHKNGYKTVYAHCSQILVEVGETVKMGRVVALVGRTGTATGAHLHFEVFRNGKIMNPESALSITEKQVTRLPKSEVAGM
- a CDS encoding general secretion pathway protein GspC; the encoded protein is MNLILQRIQSSQFLTLIPAVLLFSFSLAYLLKLVLLLLFSTETGISVAGNTRPKQMRQEVILAVSTYEDIVTGNLIRGQVYDPNDATKRGADGTPLDPEIAQDNGDDDQMLVTGTLSGHWSFARVTIREKQNNDSEEYGTGEMVGGYKVQTIEQHYVVLKKGGLSLRVNIGETPAQAKERIRPKDAAAVSSLGPSSQTVQKVLSREDVNRKLKDPNTIYKNARFGPHLVDGKIEGYKIYQVAKDHVFYSLGARGGDIIKRVNGMPLNETEKMLEIWGSIKQAPKITVDLERQGKIITYEFIIRN
- the gspD gene encoding type II secretion system secretin GspD; this encodes MRNRLPLVVLSICLYVFVTPGFSQEKGKPKTKSSPEPASFTADWRDTELKDFLMGMSAIIKRNILIDDAVKGKKVTIISQKRVKIEDAYGFMKSVLETQGFGLIEENDLIKVVKIKDALAKSPIVRIGKDPVSESEVSLNKTITQIVPLEFSNAVELEPILKRVTSPDTDIIIPKNQNTLIFSGSTSDINKLLKLVDNLDIRVDGPGSISSAGDIHIYTLEYNEAEKLAAILVKLDMPDAPTAPAPSGQPGEPGPDGKPTPPPQPVAQQAKVPGKQDKIKAVAHKESNSLIVTATPQEWEEIKKIIKILDTPRKQVLLEVLIVELTSTDLNDFGIDWRYQELAYGQFNTGLAATGGVIDKNGRPTNVNTLSGFSLGFIRRGGQQIIGILNANSTNENFNVLSAPQILTLDNQEAEINVGQDVPVRTQNRNAGLGGDNAVTVANFEYRPTGIKLKFTPHINKNNRITLDLYQEIKNVAGISSEATGGNPTFNKRDIKTTIVVDNIQTIVIGGLLSNDKQKKVQKIPILGEIPLLGTLFRRTTNQNRKTNLMVFLTPHILDDRDKSDRMTIQKKNEQERMVDEREKKLR
- the gspE gene encoding type II secretion system ATPase GspE, with product MRKSLGQILLEDGILTIKDLEDISKQQEKTNLPITHIIQKKGLASETDILKALAKLHRMEFIDKLEFVGNEDVFGKIPLKLVQRSKIVPVSVKGKKVIVATCDPTDLHPMDDMRSFLKGYEIQFVLATENEIMRIIHSQFDKTTAEAKEMMDEMDGSFGDLSDAFESDALDLSNEAPIIKMVNVILSQAVSERASDIHVEPFEKSVVVRYRVDGVLQKVLSPPKSYLAGISTRIKIMSNLNIAENRLPQDGRIKLRLAGKDVDVRVSIIPCQFGERIVMRILNKTDQKYSIDTMGFNKEILGEFKHLIYKPYGIILVTGPTGSGKSTTLYSALSEINTEERNIITCEDPVEYQMDGISQMQMNEKIGLTFAAGLRSILRQDPDVVMVGEIRDEETARIAIQASLTGHLVFSTLHTNDASSAVTRLVDMGIEPYLITSSVLGFMAQRLVRVICKDCKTSYKPTDKDLAGLGIHRKELKNGVLYRGKGCSSCLNSGYKGRTGLYELLTMNDEIKRAILQGADANRIKELAVKNGLSTLQDYGKYKVIEGVTTPEEVLRVS
- a CDS encoding type II secretion system F family protein, with the protein product MPLYTYVAFNRKGKEEKNIIDAPNLQAARNKLKAKGLYVRSIQEDREKEERELFPFLSKLLYRIPRKEVGLFCKQLGTLLGAGIPLDKCLLSIIDQVENIYFKKVLIEMRADITEGMSLSESMKKHKTVFPDQYPSLISVGESTGNYENTLHRLAELEEKSSELKSKVQVAMIYPMIMGLLSLGVSIFLLVVVIPQIEQLFASFDAKLPLLTRSVIFLSYILTNYWFIILGAIAGGFLSFMKWKSSGEGKKTWDKFLLRLPVIGTLLRKILVSNFARNLSILLLNRVPLIVSLNIVSDVVGHTVFKEEIEAAIVKIKEGGKLSDSLQGSQVLPQMVLGMLSAGEASDKVPEMMNKLSEIYESEVDTAIKSLTQSLEPMMIIVMGGIIFTIMAAIMTPMYKLTQEIQGM
- a CDS encoding type II secretion system protein GspG, whose product is MKTKGKHRKIREGLTLIEITVVMLILGSLMAILYSSIGNRGEGEKKLKLKNDSAVLKTALERYLEVYDKYPSEEQGLQALIEKPDDDKIGDDYEPIVREKAVLKDPWKTPYVLKFEGAIPQILTLGEDKKEGGEGKNKDFNILSPDDYPAAFR
- a CDS encoding type II secretion system protein; amino-acid sequence: MVIVGGTLRNLIIPSTEDLAVKLQESFKFGYNKAQLTNQSVLFQYDFEKREYQFFLLKREEGGLEEEAILKKVTLPFYSKIVSVRDLGGKPKSEGKIRIVFTPQGTTTDLFLYVGSDTEIKRTIQIYRYGGKIKIHKTEFFPEPETNQIQKISYGLDERDEQIDSNAKTQPK
- a CDS encoding prepilin-type cleavage/methylation domain-containing protein; protein product: MRKPNLNSFLRPAFTLFEVTIAMAMAAMVMTYTYSLIAEGISYQKKAVLLANAVHLAKIKMAQVDSSTTMQTDTSRGSIDAFPGYTFETEIKEEEMDLLKLAGGPNAEALRNKAPKDMLGDKDVGLSDLMKKRGQKKSFETGGVLKVFRVKVSIFYMDGNKKETYSVETFRSTKY
- a CDS encoding type II secretion system protein GspJ, which translates into the protein MFICRHKRGFTLVEISIVVMIMAVIFTGIFSVFYTANKISKKGASNKGANRKDILYAMENIRGTLSRTYFIDNQKRILFVGKQDGVTGTRNDRIVFATSNPNSEEEGQASVREVSFYLRKMPNPKMDGLSYLIRREDEMIDTFPTQGGVEHVLLENVKSFQMKFSERGDKWVDDWNSRTTKKIPRLIRFEIISLVGNAFVKYESLAHPVILYK